The Acidobacteriota bacterium sequence GCCCCTCGGCCGACATCGCCCGGCTTGCGGCCGAAGCGGAAGTCGACGCTGCCGTGACCGGTACCATCCTGCGGTCGGGCGACCGCGTGAGGGTGGCCTCGCAGCTCGTCGAGGTGCCATCGGGCGTCGTGATCTGGTCGCGCACGAACGACGTGACGTGGGGCGATCTCTTCGACCTCCAGGACCGGCTCACCCGGGCCATCGTCGAGTCGCTCGCCGTGCCGCTCTCGGCGAAGGAAGCGACCCGCCTGGGACACGATGTACCGGCGAGCGCGGCAGCCTACGAGTTCTACCTCCGGGCGAACCAGGTGACCAACGACTCCGGGCAGTGGGACGTCGCGCGGGGTCTCTACGAGCGTGCCGTCGCCGAGGATCCCGGCTTCGCCCCCGCGTGGGCCCGGCTCGGGCGCGTGCTTCGGCTGATTGGCAAGTACACGGACGACGCGGAAGGCGGGCGGGAGTCGCTCCGGCGGTCGGACGAGGCGTTCGATCGAGCGTTTCGATTGAGTCCCGAGCTTCCGGTGGCCCACCGCTACTTCACCCTCGTCGAGGTGGAGTCGGGTCGTGCGATCGACGCCATCGTGCGACTCGCGCGACTGGCGGCCGAGCGCCCTGCCGACCCGGAGCTCTTCGCCGGCCTCGTTCACGCCTGTCGCTACTGCGGCCTGCTCGACGCCTCGATTGCCGCAGACGCGCGCGTCCGGCGACTGGACCCCTCGATGACGACGAGCGTGGCACACACGTGGCTGATGCTGGGCGAATACGACCGGGCCGTCGCGCTCGACGACGAGCGCCCGCCGTACGTGACCGTGCTGGCGTTGACGGCGGCTGGCCGCGTCGACGACTTGCGCGAGCTGTCGCGGCGCATTCTGGCCGAGCCGATGCCCAACCTCCACCTGCGATCCGTCGCGCTGCTGGTCGCGGGCTCGACCGGCCTCGTCGACGTCGAGGAGCACCGGCACGCCATCCGCACGATGGCGGACGCCTCGACGTTCACCGACCCGGAGGGCTGGTTCTACTGGGCGGTGGGCTTTGCCGGAATTGGCGATCACGAACCGTGTCTGGACCTGCTCGAGCGCGCCGTGCGCGGCGGGTTCCAGTGTCCACAGGCGTTTCACCGCTTCCCTCAGCTCGCCAGCGTCCGCGAACACCGGAAGTTCGGCGAGGCCCTCGCCGAGGCCGAGCGCGGCCACGCGAACGCGCTCGCGCGCTTCGCCGAGGCCGGCGGGCCGGCGCTTCTCGGTGATGGGACCGCCCCCTCTGACCTAGCCCAGACCTAGCCCCGAAGTGACAATCCGGCTGGCGGCTGACGGCTGGCGCCTGGCGGCCTGGTTGGAGAAATCCACGATTGGACGACTGGCCTTCGCTTCACTGCCAGTGAGGGCTCCGATCATGGAGAAGACCGCGATCTTCATCGTGCTGGCCGGTAGCCGCTGGCCGGTCGTCGCAAGGCGAATGTCGGATTGGGGCTAGTCGAAGCGAGCCAGCGGTCTGCACGCGGCGCGGGCTTCATCCGCGCTTCGTCGTCGGCGCCAGCGCCGAGGGTCGCACCGCCGCGCCCATCGCCGGTTGGTCGTGGTGGGGCCCTGGTGTAAGCTTCGAGTTCCGCTCCCGCCCCGATGCCGCCGGCCTCGTGCGCCGGCAGTCGAGCGTCATCCGTTCTTCATCGACAGGAGCCGATCATGGACAGATACGGTCAGTACGCCAGCGACTTCGACGCGTGGCGCCGGCGGGCCGCCAAATCCGGAGGCACCCTCCGGTTGGTCGCCATCGGCCTGCTGGCGCTGCTGTTGCTCGTCAACGCGTTCTATCAGATTCAGCCCGAGGAGGTCGGTGTCGTTCTCCGACTCGGCAAGTACGTCAGGACGACGGAGCCCGGGTTGCGGGTGAAGGTGCCGTTTGTCGAGGAGGTGTTGAAGGTCCAGGTGCAGCGGCAGTTGAAGGAGGAGTTCGGCTTCCGCACGATCGAAGCGGGCACGCGCAGCCGCTACGCCGACGACGACTTCGCGGCCGAGGCCGTCATGCTCACCGGCGACCTCAACGTCGCCGTCGTCGAGTGGATCGTGCAGTATCGCGTGTCCGATCCGTACCAGTACCTGTTCAAGGTCCGCAGTGTGACTGACACCTTTCGCTCGATGAACGAGGCCGTGATGCGCGAGGTCGTGGGTGACCGCACGGTGACCGAGGTGCTGACCGTGGGCCGCCAGGGCATCGAGAGCCGGGTCGAGGAGCGGCTGCGCGAGCTCACGCAGCAGTACGAGATGGGCATCACGGTCGAGCAGGTCGTCCTGCAGGACGTGAACCCGCCCGACCCGGTGAAGCCGTCGTGGGACGAGGTGAACCAGGCGCAGCAGCAGCGCGACCGGATGATCAACGACGCCCGCGCCGAGTACAACAAGGTCATTCCCCGGGCCCGCGGCGAGGCGCAGCAGACCGTGCTCGAGGCCGAGGGCTACGCGCTCAACCGCGTGAACCGGGCGGAAGGTGAGAGCGCGCGCTTCCGCGCCGTGCAGGAGGCCTACCGGCGCGCGCCCGAGGTGACGCGGCGGCGCCTGTACCTCGAGACGATGGAGCGCGTCATTCCGGCAACCGGGGGCCGGTTGTTCCTCGACAAGGACGCCAAGGGCATCGTGCCGCTGCTCCCGCTCGAGGGACTGCGCGGCCTGACGCCGAGAACCGCGCCGCAGGCGGGAGGAGGTGGCCAGTGATGACGAAGCAGATTGCCCGACTCGTGCTCGCGATCGTCCTGCTGGCGTTCGTCGGTGGCGCGACCTACACCGTTCGGGAAGGCGAGCAGGTCATCATCACGCAGTTCGGCAACCCCGTCGGCGATCCGATCGTCGAGCCCGGCCTGCACTTCAAGCTGCCGTTCATCCAGAAGACGAACTTCTTCGAGAGGCGCTTCCTCGAGTGGGACGGCAACCCCAACCAGGTGCCCACACGTGACAAGCGCTTCATCTGGGTCGATACCTACGCCCGCTGGCGCATCGTCAACCCGCTGCTCTTCTTCCAGCGCCTGCGCGACGAGCGCGGCGCGCAGTCGCGGCTGGACGACATCCTCGATGGCGAAACGAGGAACGCCGTGGCACGCAACGACCTGATCGAGCTCGTGCGCAGCACCAACCGCAACCCCGACGACGTCGTCGTGGAGTCGGAGGAGGAGCGGGAGATCCTCAACGAGATCGAGCGCGGGCGTGAGCGAATCTCGCGCGAGATCCTCGAGCGCGCAGCCACACGCACCGCCGACCTCGGCATCGAGCTGCTCGACCTGCGCATCAAGCGGATCAACTACGTCGACGAGGTGCAGAAGGACGTGTTCGCGAGAATGATCGCCGAGCGCCGGCGCATCGCGGAGCTCTTCCGCTCGGAGGGCCAGGGCGAGGCGGCACGCATCCAGGGCGAACGCGAACGAGAGCTGCAGCGCATCCAGTCGGAAGCGTTCCGGGCGGCGGAGGAGCTGCGCGGGAAGGCCGATGCGGAGGCTACCGACATCTACGCCGCCGCCTACAGCCGCGACGCCGATTTCTACGCGTTCACCCGGTCGCTCGAGGCGTACGATCGGCTGATGGACGCCAACACGCTGTTCATTCTGGGCACCGACAGCGAGCTGCTGCGGTTCCTCGAACGGCCGCGGTAGTCAACTGGATCGGCAGGGGCTGAAAAGCCCCTGCCGCTGCGCCTGTGCGTGCGGCCGTCGCCTGTCGCCGCCAGGCTGTCGCCGTCGCCGTGTCAATGGTAGTGCCCGTGCTCCTCGGACCACACCTGCCCGGGGCGCGGCGTGCTCGAGCCGGGATCGCGCAGGGCCCAGCTCGCGGCGAAAGCCACCGCGGCGAGCAGGGCCCCGACGACGAGCACCGCCAGCCAGCGTCCAGTACCGCCAGCCGCCTTCTTGTCGCAGCACTTCTTGAACTTGCGGCCGCTGCCGCACGGGCACAGATCGTTCCGACCCGCCTTGGGCGATTTCGCCATGCGGATTGCCCCTTCCCGCCTCAGGCGCCGCTCATCGGCTCGTCGGCGCTGCCGCCGTAGATCGCGGGCACCTTCGAACCCATCGCACGGAGGTACGCCGCGAGCTGCCCGCGGTGGTGCACCGAGTGGTTGTTCGCGAAGCCGAGAAACGAGACGTTCGGCCACTGGAAGAGCCCGAAAAAGTCCACCGTCGCCGCAAGCCGCTCGCCGGAAAGCGCCCGCACCGCGGCGAGCTTCGCCGGAAACTCGCGTTCGTAGAAGGCGACGACGTCGGCGACCGCGGCAAACTGCGACTCGACCCGCTTGCTCGCCTCGGCGTCCCACACGAAGGCGCCGTCGAGAATGCTCTGGAGGAACCAAAGGTCGCCGGTGGCGAGGTGCGTGGCCAGCTGCCAGGCGGTGCGCGACCTCGGGTCGGGGCGATAGTCGCGCCGGTCGTCGGGCACGGCGGCGATGACCTTGCGTGTCGCCGGGAACTCGCCTTCCCAGAGCGAGGTGAGCTGCTGCATGAGGAACTGCGCCTGCTGAGGGTCCATCGTGGCCTCCGTCGAGTGTGTGCATCAGAGAGAGGCGAAAGGATATCGAACCTTGACGACCGCGTCAAGGGGAACACCGCGAGCGCCCGCCGGCGGCGGAGACCGGGCCGGCGGCAGGATAGAATCGCAGCCGCGAGGAGCCCATGGCCGGCCTGATTGAAGCCATCGAGATCAAGCGGAAGATGTACTTCGAGTTCGACGCTGCCCCCTATCATTGCCTGGACGTCGAGGTGTCGAAGCCGACCGCGCGCGGCGGCCAGACGCTCGTCCGCCTCAAGATGCGCAACCTGCTCACGCGGGCGGTCTTCGACCGGACCTTCAAGGCGGGCGAGAAGTTCAGGGAGCCGGACCTCGTTCGCGTGTCGGCCCTCTATCAGTACGCCGCAAGCGACGGATTCCACTTCATGGACCAGGAGACCTTCGAGACGCTCACGCTCGCTCCGGACATGGTGGGCGACGACCGCGAGTTGCTCGTGGACGGCCTCGAGGTCCAGATCCACAAGTACAAGGGCAACCCCATCGGCCTGCAGTTCCCGCCGCACGTCGAATTGACGGTGACCTACACGGAGCCCGGCGTGCGCGGCGACACCGCAAGCGGCGGCGTCACCAAGCTGGCCACGCTCGACACCGGCCTCGAGGTGCGGGTGCCGCTCTTCATCAAGGAGGGCGATCGGGTGAAGGTGCACTCGGAGACCCGCGAGTTCGCCGGNNNNNNNNNNNNNNNNNNNNNNNNNNNNNNNNNNNNNNNNNNNNNNNNNNNNNNNNNNNNNNNNNNNNNNNNNNNNNNNNNNNNNNNNNNNNNNNNNNNNCCGGCGCTACGACGAGCCGAGCGAGGTCCAGAGGTGCAGCACGGCGTACGCGCGCCACGGACGCCACGCCTCGGCCCGGTCCACGAGCTCCGCGGGTGTCGGCTTTCGACCGACCTGGTTCGACACCGCACGGACGAGACCGGCGTCGCCCGCCGGGAAGGCATCGGGTTCGCCGAGCGCGCGCATGGCGATGTACTGCGCCGTCCAGTCGCCGATGCCGCGCAGCGACCGCAGCAGCTCGATCGTCTCGTCGAGGTCGCGCCCCGCGTCGAGCAGTCGCGGGCACTCGACGAGCGCGGCCGCGAGCGACGCGATCGCCGCGGCCCGCGCGCCCGGCACTCCGAGCCGCGACAGGTCCGCGCGCGCGACCCGCGCCGGACTGGGAAAGACGTGCGTGAGCACACCAGGGCGTCCGTTCCCGCTCCCGAGAGGCTCGCCGCAGCGCGTCACCAGGCGCCCGGAAAGCGAGACGGCTGCCGGCACGCTGACCTGCTGCCCCAGGATCGCCCGCACCGCCGTCTCGAAGGGATCCCACGCGCCGGGGACCCTCAGCCCTGGCCGTGCGGCCACGAGCGGCGCGAGCAGGGCATCTTCCGACAGGTGTGCCGCAATGGCGCGCGGGTCGGCCGCCAGATCGAAGAGACGACGCACGCGCGCGACGATCGCCGGCAGCGCCGTGAGCTCTGGCAGTTGCACGACGACGCGCACCGCCTCCTGCGCCTCGGGCCTCACGGCGATCACGCCGTAGCGCCCGCCGATCTCGATGGTGCGGCGATACACGCCTTCGGCGACGTGTTCCACCCCCGGGATGGCGCGTGCCTCGAGGAAGGCGAGCATCGCGGGCCAGTCGTACGGCGGTCGGTACGCGAGGCGAATCGACACCTCGCCGTCCGGCGACCGCGCCGCCGCGGCGCCGACGCGACGCAGCGCGCCCGGTGCTCTTCCAAACAGATGCTGGAACGTCTCGTTGAACCGCCGGATGCTGCCGAACCCCGACGCCATCGCCACGTCGGCCATCGGCAGGCTCGTCTCGTGCAGGAGCTGCTTGGCCAACAGGACGCGCCGCGTCTGCGCGACGGCGACGGGCGAGGCGCCGAGATGCTGGCGGAAGAGCCTCCTCAGCTGCCGCTCGCCGACACCCAGACGTGAGGCGAGCGCGTCGACGCCGGCCTCGTCGAGCGCGCCGAGCTCGATGAGCGGCAGCGCGCGCGCGACGGTGTTCGACGTCCCGCGCCAGGCGGCAAGCTCGGGCGCCGTTTCCGGACGGCATCGGAGACACGGGCGGAACCCGGCCTCCTGCGCGGCCGCCGCCGACGGAAAAAACGTCATGTTCTCGCGGCGGGGCGTCCGCGCCGGGCAGATCGGACGGCAGTACACCCCCGTCGTCGTCACGCCGACGAACACCCGACCGTCGAAGCGGGCGTCGCGCGCCCGGAAGGCCCGGTAGAGAGCACCGTGGTCGAGGGACACCGTGCCATCGTCGATCGGGCGCGCGGCGCTGTCTAGCGGTTTTCGGACGTCCAGATCCCGACGATCTCGAGGGCCGAATACCGCCAGCGCGCCGGGGCGTGACCTGTCATGATGAGGGCACCGTCTGCGAGCCGGCCGAGGTCCAGCCCATGCCCATCGACGAGTTCTTCATCGAGCGCCTCTCGACGCCGCCCGGTACACTGCTCGTCCTCACCGACGACCGCGATTGCGTGCTGGCCGTCGACTGGGGCGACCACGAAGCACGCATGCACGAGCTGCTCCGACGCCAGCACCACGTCACGACGGCCGCGCTGCGCGAGCGTCCCGATCGCTCGTCGGCCTCGCGCGCGCTCGAAACCTACTTCGACGGCGATCTCCATGCCATCGACCTCCTGGCGGTCCGCATGGGCGGCACGCCGTTCCAGCAGGGAGTCTGGACGGCGCTGCGGCAGATTCCCGTCGGCCAGACGCTCAGCTACTCCGCCCTGGCCGGACGGATCGGTCGCCCGGCCGCCGTCAGGGCGGTCGGCCTCGCCAACGGCGCCAACCCCATCGGCATCGTGGTGCCCTGCCACCGGGTGATCGGGGCAGACGGGTCGCTCGTCGGCTACGGTGGAGGGCTCGAACGCAAGCGGTGGCTGCTCGAGCACGAAGGCGTCCCGCTCTCCGGCGCGCGCCCGACGGGCACGCGACCGTCGGGGGTCGAGCCGGGCGCGGCGCCGAAGCTCTGGTAGAGCGGCCTCACGTCGAACCATGCCCGACGGGCTATAATCGCAAGCGGTCCTCGGAGCGGCTCCACCGCTCCGGCCGCGTTCTCGCAGCCTGCCCCCAGGGTGCGCGTGCCGCGTGCACGTCCAGCACCCGTCCGACCATCCGGTCTGCCGTCGCCAGCCGCGCACCGCGGTCCCGTCCGCTCTCCGTGAAAGGAGCCTCTGCCATGGCCCTCGTCCTCCCCCTGAGCCCGCGTCGCCCGCTGCAGGCCCTGCCTCCGGACGAGGCCCGTCAGGTCATGTGGCGCTTCACCGATCGTGTCGACCTGCAGATGCTCGTCCAGTCGGCACGCGCCGTCGCCCGCGGCCCCGTCGCGCAGTTGGTAGCATCGGGCGGGAGGAACTCTCACGAGTGGACGCCCGGCAAGGCCGCGCTGCTCGAGGCGTTCGATGCCTCGGGCCTGACGGCGGTGTACCTCGACCCGGCCGACGGCGGCTTCATCGAGGGCCCGAAAAACCTTGCGCTGGCCCTTGCGGCGTTCGAGCTCGCGTGGGTCGACGCCGGGGCGGCTACCGGCAGCCTGGCGGGGTGCCTCGCGCTCGCGCCGATTCACGAGCGTGGCACGCCGGCCCAGCGTGACGAGTACATGCGTCGCGCGGCGCCGGTCCATGTCAGCGCAGGCGAGGCGCCGTGGCGGGGAGCGTTCTGCCTCACCGAACCCATCCCGTACGTCGGGGTCGAGACGGGCCTGCTCTCGGGCCGGGCGACCATCGAGGCCTGGACCGACGGCGAGGAGCCGCTGCTGCGCATCGACAAGCGCGGCCGCTTCATCACCAACATGGGCTTCGCCAACTTCGTGACGGCGGCTGTCGACTCCGGCGATGCGCGCATCAAGGGATCGTGCATGGTCGTGATCGAGCAAGGCGATGCCGGCCTCTACGACCGAGGCACGCCGACGCGCAAGCTCGTGCACCAGCTCTCGTCGACCTCCGATCCGGTCTTCGGCGTCGTCGTTCCCGCCTCGCGAATCATCGGTGGCTACTCGATCGTCGATGGGGTGATCGTCCCGCGCTACAGTCACGGCGAGATCATCGAAGCAGTCTTCCGCCGGACGCGCGTCACGGTCGGTGTGATGACGTCGGCCAAGCTGCTCTCGGCAGTCGAGCCGATCCTCCGCTATCACCGCACGCGCTTCAGGGGCGGCGAGCACGTCGCCCCCGGCTCGCCACGGTACGAGCTCGGGCTCCAGCAGAAGGAAGACGCCCTGCATCGCCTCGTCGACATCTGGGCCACCGGCGAGGCAAGCGCGTCGCTCGGCTTTGCCGCCGCGCGCGTCTTCGACGAGCTCGATCCGCTCGAGCGTGAGAAGGACCGGACCCTTGCCGAGCGCGGCGTGAAGCCCGGCCGGCCGACGATGAAGGCACTCGCGGCGGTGACCAGGGAGGCGCTCGAGTACATCGCGCTCGACGCGCTGCCGGCGGCCCAACGCGACGCCGCGCGCTTCGACGCGC is a genomic window containing:
- the hflC gene encoding protease modulator HflC → MTKQIARLVLAIVLLAFVGGATYTVREGEQVIITQFGNPVGDPIVEPGLHFKLPFIQKTNFFERRFLEWDGNPNQVPTRDKRFIWVDTYARWRIVNPLLFFQRLRDERGAQSRLDDILDGETRNAVARNDLIELVRSTNRNPDDVVVESEEEREILNEIERGRERISREILERAATRTADLGIELLDLRIKRINYVDEVQKDVFARMIAERRRIAELFRSEGQGEAARIQGERERELQRIQSEAFRAAEELRGKADAEATDIYAAAYSRDADFYAFTRSLEAYDRLMDANTLFILGTDSELLRFLERPR
- a CDS encoding elongation factor P → MAGLIEAIEIKRKMYFEFDAAPYHCLDVEVSKPTARGGQTLVRLKMRNLLTRAVFDRTFKAGEKFREPDLVRVSALYQYAASDGFHFMDQETFETLTLAPDMVGDDRELLVDGLEVQIHKYKGNPIGLQFPPHVELTVTYTEPGVRGDTASGGVTKLATLDTGLEVRVPLFIKEGDRVKVHSETREFAG
- a CDS encoding helix-turn-helix domain-containing protein encodes the protein MSLDHGALYRAFRARDARFDGRVFVGVTTTGVYCRPICPARTPRRENMTFFPSAAAAQEAGFRPCLRCRPETAPELAAWRGTSNTVARALPLIELGALDEAGVDALASRLGVGERQLRRLFRQHLGASPVAVAQTRRVLLAKQLLHETSLPMADVAMASGFGSIRRFNETFQHLFGRAPGALRRVGAAAARSPDGEVSIRLAYRPPYDWPAMLAFLEARAIPGVEHVAEGVYRRTIEIGGRYGVIAVRPEAQEAVRVVVQLPELTALPAIVARVRRLFDLAADPRAIAAHLSEDALLAPLVAARPGLRVPGAWDPFETAVRAILGQQVSVPAAVSLSGRLVTRCGEPLGSGNGRPGVLTHVFPSPARVARADLSRLGVPGARAAAIASLAAALVECPRLLDAGRDLDETIELLRSLRGIGDWTAQYIAMRALGEPDAFPAGDAGLVRAVSNQVGRKPTPAELVDRAEAWRPWRAYAVLHLWTSLGSS
- a CDS encoding methylated-DNA--[protein]-cysteine S-methyltransferase translates to MPIDEFFIERLSTPPGTLLVLTDDRDCVLAVDWGDHEARMHELLRRQHHVTTAALRERPDRSSASRALETYFDGDLHAIDLLAVRMGGTPFQQGVWTALRQIPVGQTLSYSALAGRIGRPAAVRAVGLANGANPIGIVVPCHRVIGADGSLVGYGGGLERKRWLLEHEGVPLSGARPTGTRPSGVEPGAAPKLW
- a CDS encoding acyl-CoA/acyl-ACP dehydrogenase; translated protein: MALVLPLSPRRPLQALPPDEARQVMWRFTDRVDLQMLVQSARAVARGPVAQLVASGGRNSHEWTPGKAALLEAFDASGLTAVYLDPADGGFIEGPKNLALALAAFELAWVDAGAATGSLAGCLALAPIHERGTPAQRDEYMRRAAPVHVSAGEAPWRGAFCLTEPIPYVGVETGLLSGRATIEAWTDGEEPLLRIDKRGRFITNMGFANFVTAAVDSGDARIKGSCMVVIEQGDAGLYDRGTPTRKLVHQLSSTSDPVFGVVVPASRIIGGYSIVDGVIVPRYSHGEIIEAVFRRTRVTVGVMTSAKLLSAVEPILRYHRTRFRGGEHVAPGSPRYELGLQQKEDALHRLVDIWATGEASASLGFAAARVFDELDPLEREKDRTLAERGVKPGRPTMKALAAVTREALEYIALDALPAAQRDAARFDALGADPLVRFVVLDAIANVLCPACKLWNTGHGATMMREAVSLMGGYGITEDCPGFLGYKWMDAQLEATYEGPEAVQRRQLSLTMTNEVFLGQFRQWIAEMRRIANRRPGTGACTLATAMELWIWTLAHLQQASDAQGHSLFHSNRQGVTFPLADALCWLLAARCQILDAIALEEQGDQQPTLADALPGLAAFMADLCHVQSARAAGEVGRICAELVHGYARHPAWDAEGVASCCSGDEADACEALIPGFGSGVRAYSDVVEVDGSHASKAGPCVRRPGLQPFMALRTRLDGCLTGCRLAKDRAADALTEVMIPEALDYPR
- a CDS encoding protein kinase, whose protein sequence is MTSRIGPYRVVSTLGEGGMGVVYAAHDDRLGRPVALKLIHPNAQEAAARERFWREARAAARVSHPGICPIFDVGEHDGRPYLVMELLEGEPLDARLARGPLPFDEAIAIALGVLDALDALHRAGLVHRDLKPSNIFLTPRGPRLLDFGVATRAGALEDTSTRLTLPGVVVGTPRYMAPEQVAGREAGRHADLFAAGALLFEMLAGRPAFGGHLTVEVLHAVVHQRPPALAGPPVVVAVDRVIQRALAKRPEDRFDTAADMARALAGCQTSGTTATVAHVAAVTRLIVLPFRLLRPDADAEFLAFSLPDAITASLSGLGSLVVRSSLVAARYGPSADIARLAAEAEVDAAVTGTILRSGDRVRVASQLVEVPSGVVIWSRTNDVTWGDLFDLQDRLTRAIVESLAVPLSAKEATRLGHDVPASAAAYEFYLRANQVTNDSGQWDVARGLYERAVAEDPGFAPAWARLGRVLRLIGKYTDDAEGGRESLRRSDEAFDRAFRLSPELPVAHRYFTLVEVESGRAIDAIVRLARLAAERPADPELFAGLVHACRYCGLLDASIAADARVRRLDPSMTTSVAHTWLMLGEYDRAVALDDERPPYVTVLALTAAGRVDDLRELSRRILAEPMPNLHLRSVALLVAGSTGLVDVEEHRHAIRTMADASTFTDPEGWFYWAVGFAGIGDHEPCLDLLERAVRGGFQCPQAFHRFPQLASVREHRKFGEALAEAERGHANALARFAEAGGPALLGDGTAPSDLAQT
- the hflK gene encoding FtsH protease activity modulator HflK; its protein translation is MDRYGQYASDFDAWRRRAAKSGGTLRLVAIGLLALLLLVNAFYQIQPEEVGVVLRLGKYVRTTEPGLRVKVPFVEEVLKVQVQRQLKEEFGFRTIEAGTRSRYADDDFAAEAVMLTGDLNVAVVEWIVQYRVSDPYQYLFKVRSVTDTFRSMNEAVMREVVGDRTVTEVLTVGRQGIESRVEERLRELTQQYEMGITVEQVVLQDVNPPDPVKPSWDEVNQAQQQRDRMINDARAEYNKVIPRARGEAQQTVLEAEGYALNRVNRAEGESARFRAVQEAYRRAPEVTRRRLYLETMERVIPATGGRLFLDKDAKGIVPLLPLEGLRGLTPRTAPQAGGGGQ
- a CDS encoding SEC-C domain-containing protein — protein: MAKSPKAGRNDLCPCGSGRKFKKCCDKKAAGGTGRWLAVLVVGALLAAVAFAASWALRDPGSSTPRPGQVWSEEHGHYH
- a CDS encoding DinB family protein, with protein sequence MDPQQAQFLMQQLTSLWEGEFPATRKVIAAVPDDRRDYRPDPRSRTAWQLATHLATGDLWFLQSILDGAFVWDAEASKRVESQFAAVADVVAFYEREFPAKLAAVRALSGERLAATVDFFGLFQWPNVSFLGFANNHSVHHRGQLAAYLRAMGSKVPAIYGGSADEPMSGA